The following proteins are co-located in the Tachysurus vachellii isolate PV-2020 chromosome 19, HZAU_Pvac_v1, whole genome shotgun sequence genome:
- the camk1gb gene encoding calcium/calmodulin-dependent protein kinase IGb isoform X1, protein MFVSLRSAHRLLRFSRAVFSPCCPCCPCLPLLNCPNTWRSCIPEEIPGDAYTEMGRKEADYDWKKSTDNIQDVFDFIEVLGSGAFSEVFMVKERKTGKLFAIKCVKKKNKKDINLENEIAVLRRIKHENVVGLEDLYESRTHYYLVMQLVSGGELFDRILDRGVYSEKDASLVIRQVLDGVNYLHKNGIVHRDLKPENLLYYSPDEKSKIMISDFGLSKMEDKGIMSTACGTPGYVAPEVLAQKPYSKAVDCWSIGVITYILLCGYPPFYEESETRLFSKIMKAKYEFDSPFWDDISDSAKDFICNMMQKNPNLRYTTEQALRHPWIIGKTAQNRDIYHSVSTQIQKNFAKSKWKQAFNATVAINHMKKLQLAHGEASAKQSMKQIQLPDIKVTSMPHPEATDNHPIHDNQEPNGNIPCGHMTLPSVSLETKAQYLLPKVSHSVTLTVTEKTKHVYHSEPGNLNRYEKTGSNHSVEKIQTSVCCVM, encoded by the exons ATGTTCGTGTCGCTGAGATCAGCGCATCGGTTGCTCCGATTTTCTCGCGCTGTCTTCTCTCCCTGCTGTCCCTGTTGCCCCTGTCTACCCCTACTAAACTGCCCTAACACCTGGAGATCTTGCATACCAGAAG AAATCCCTGGAGACGCCTACACTGAAATGGGTCGCAAAGAGGCTGACTATGACTGGAAGAAGAGCACTGACAACATTCAAGATGTATTCGACTTCATAGAAGTGCTCGGATC GGGAGCGTTCTCTGAGGTGTTCATGgtgaaagaaaggaaaacaggaAAGCTGTTTGCCATTAAGTGtgtgaagaaaaagaataaaaaggacATCAACTTGGAGAATGAGATTGCTGTGTTAAGGAG gattaaacatgaaaatgttGTGGGGTTGGAAGATCTCTACGAAAGCCGCACTCATTACTATCTCGTCATGCAGCT CGTTTCAGGTGGTGAGCTTTTTGATCGGATCCTGGACCGGGGTGTGTACTCAGAGAAGGATGCTAGCTTAGTAATAAGGCAGGTGCTCGACGGAGTTAACTACCTGCATAAGAATGGCATAGTACATCGTGATctcaag CCTGAGAACCTGTTGTACTATAGTCCAGATGAAAAGTCCAAGATAATGATCAGTGATTTTGGACTTTCAAAAATGGAGGACAAGGGCATCATGTCCACAGCCTGTGGTACCCCAGGCTATGTGG CTCCAGAGGTATTAGCTCAGAAGCCCTACAGTAAAGCAGTGGACTGCTGGTCTATTGGAGTCATTACCTATATACT TCTCTGTGGATATCCTCCTTTTTACGAGGAATCGGAGACTCGTCTTTTTTCGAAGATCATGAAAGCCAAGTACGAGTTTGACTCTCCCTTCTGGGATGACATTTCAGATTCTG caAAGGACTTCATCTGCAACATGATGCAGAAGAATCCTAATTTGCGCTACACTACAGAGCAAGCGCTGAGACATCCATG GATCATCGGGAAAACCGCCCAAAATCGTGATATCTACCATTCTGTCAGCACGCAGATCCAGAAGAACTTTGCCAAGTCCAAGTGGAAG CAAGCATTCAATGCTACAGTGGCCATCAACCATATGAAGAAGCTACAGCTTGCCCACGGTGAGGCATCGGCCAAACAGAGCATGAAACAGATTCAGCTGCCTGACATTAAAGTCACTTCGATGCCTCACCCTGAAGCAACAGACAACCATCCAATCCATGACAATCAAGAACCCAACGGCAACATACCTTGCGGTCATATGACGTTGCCATCTGTTTCCTTGGAAACAAAAGCTCAGTACCTCCTGCCGAAGGTCAGCCATAGTGTTACGCTCACAGTCACTGAGAAGACCAAACACGTGTACCACTCTGAACCAGGAAACCTAAATAG GTATGAGAAGACCGGCTCCAATCACAGTGTGGAGAAAATTCAGACTAGTGTCTGCTGTGTCATGTGA
- the camk1gb gene encoding calcium/calmodulin-dependent protein kinase IGb isoform X2: MGRKEADYDWKKSTDNIQDVFDFIEVLGSGAFSEVFMVKERKTGKLFAIKCVKKKNKKDINLENEIAVLRRIKHENVVGLEDLYESRTHYYLVMQLVSGGELFDRILDRGVYSEKDASLVIRQVLDGVNYLHKNGIVHRDLKPENLLYYSPDEKSKIMISDFGLSKMEDKGIMSTACGTPGYVAPEVLAQKPYSKAVDCWSIGVITYILLCGYPPFYEESETRLFSKIMKAKYEFDSPFWDDISDSAKDFICNMMQKNPNLRYTTEQALRHPWIIGKTAQNRDIYHSVSTQIQKNFAKSKWKQAFNATVAINHMKKLQLAHGEASAKQSMKQIQLPDIKVTSMPHPEATDNHPIHDNQEPNGNIPCGHMTLPSVSLETKAQYLLPKVSHSVTLTVTEKTKHVYHSEPGNLNRYEKTGSNHSVEKIQTSVCCVM; the protein is encoded by the exons ATGGGTCGCAAAGAGGCTGACTATGACTGGAAGAAGAGCACTGACAACATTCAAGATGTATTCGACTTCATAGAAGTGCTCGGATC GGGAGCGTTCTCTGAGGTGTTCATGgtgaaagaaaggaaaacaggaAAGCTGTTTGCCATTAAGTGtgtgaagaaaaagaataaaaaggacATCAACTTGGAGAATGAGATTGCTGTGTTAAGGAG gattaaacatgaaaatgttGTGGGGTTGGAAGATCTCTACGAAAGCCGCACTCATTACTATCTCGTCATGCAGCT CGTTTCAGGTGGTGAGCTTTTTGATCGGATCCTGGACCGGGGTGTGTACTCAGAGAAGGATGCTAGCTTAGTAATAAGGCAGGTGCTCGACGGAGTTAACTACCTGCATAAGAATGGCATAGTACATCGTGATctcaag CCTGAGAACCTGTTGTACTATAGTCCAGATGAAAAGTCCAAGATAATGATCAGTGATTTTGGACTTTCAAAAATGGAGGACAAGGGCATCATGTCCACAGCCTGTGGTACCCCAGGCTATGTGG CTCCAGAGGTATTAGCTCAGAAGCCCTACAGTAAAGCAGTGGACTGCTGGTCTATTGGAGTCATTACCTATATACT TCTCTGTGGATATCCTCCTTTTTACGAGGAATCGGAGACTCGTCTTTTTTCGAAGATCATGAAAGCCAAGTACGAGTTTGACTCTCCCTTCTGGGATGACATTTCAGATTCTG caAAGGACTTCATCTGCAACATGATGCAGAAGAATCCTAATTTGCGCTACACTACAGAGCAAGCGCTGAGACATCCATG GATCATCGGGAAAACCGCCCAAAATCGTGATATCTACCATTCTGTCAGCACGCAGATCCAGAAGAACTTTGCCAAGTCCAAGTGGAAG CAAGCATTCAATGCTACAGTGGCCATCAACCATATGAAGAAGCTACAGCTTGCCCACGGTGAGGCATCGGCCAAACAGAGCATGAAACAGATTCAGCTGCCTGACATTAAAGTCACTTCGATGCCTCACCCTGAAGCAACAGACAACCATCCAATCCATGACAATCAAGAACCCAACGGCAACATACCTTGCGGTCATATGACGTTGCCATCTGTTTCCTTGGAAACAAAAGCTCAGTACCTCCTGCCGAAGGTCAGCCATAGTGTTACGCTCACAGTCACTGAGAAGACCAAACACGTGTACCACTCTGAACCAGGAAACCTAAATAG GTATGAGAAGACCGGCTCCAATCACAGTGTGGAGAAAATTCAGACTAGTGTCTGCTGTGTCATGTGA